The following coding sequences lie in one Hydrogenophaga sp. PBL-H3 genomic window:
- a CDS encoding cupin domain-containing protein, with product MLDRTSTLFSHVKGADNPYAAGGLRDFFLYRDLGIAAATHGQVIAHLVKANLPPEEGTGWHRHEADFQIVIMIKGWAKFMYEDQVTLVEAGDCVHQRPGIRHYLFDYSPDMEYLEIVSPADFKTIDVEPVCEIPKPTPWV from the coding sequence ATGCTCGACCGCACCAGCACCCTGTTTTCGCACGTCAAAGGCGCCGACAACCCTTACGCCGCTGGCGGACTGAGGGACTTTTTCCTCTACCGCGACCTCGGCATCGCCGCAGCCACCCACGGCCAGGTGATCGCGCACCTGGTCAAGGCCAACCTGCCACCCGAGGAAGGTACGGGCTGGCACCGGCACGAGGCGGACTTCCAGATCGTGATCATGATCAAAGGCTGGGCGAAGTTCATGTATGAAGACCAGGTGACGCTGGTCGAAGCCGGCGACTGCGTGCACCAGCGCCCAGGGATTCGCCACTACCTGTTCGACTATTCGCCGGACATGGAGTACCTGGAAATCGTGTCTCCAGCGGACTTCAAGACCATCGATGTTGAGCCGGTTTGTGAGATTCCGAAGCCAACCCCTTGGGTTTAG
- a CDS encoding YihY family inner membrane protein, whose amino-acid sequence MTFNERLRALETLARALWRDALNFPWANTAITLRERFREDRLGITASSLTFTTTISLVPLFTVALAIFSAFPMFDRLQVTLQRWLVQSLVPPDIAKQVFSYLNQFANKAGQMGWAGALVLLVTALALILTIDRKLNDIWRVRQPRSFTQRVLVYWAVLTLGPLLLAGSLTVTTYAITLSRDVVADVPGGVRFLLGTVQFILLTVGLAALYRYVPNTRVRWSHALVGALFVGTGLEMAKKLLAWYLAQVPTYSVVYGTFATVPILLVWFYVAWVIVLLGAVVAAYLPSLLSGIARRGDSPGWSFQLALEVLEQLHTARDTAPKGLSLEALAQVLRVDALQLEEPVATLVSLDWLGRLDEDGERYVLLVVPGDTLMAPLVDRLLLARQSNTARFWSESHWARLTLAQALAATPSPPLVQELAEGPSVASG is encoded by the coding sequence ATGACCTTCAACGAGCGCCTGCGTGCCCTGGAAACCCTCGCTCGCGCCCTGTGGCGCGACGCCTTGAACTTCCCTTGGGCCAACACCGCCATCACCCTGCGCGAACGCTTCCGCGAGGACCGCCTGGGCATCACCGCCAGCAGCCTGACCTTCACCACGACCATCTCGCTGGTGCCCCTGTTCACGGTGGCGCTGGCCATCTTCAGCGCGTTTCCCATGTTCGACCGGCTGCAGGTCACGCTGCAGCGCTGGCTGGTGCAAAGCCTGGTGCCACCCGACATTGCCAAGCAGGTGTTCAGTTACCTCAACCAGTTCGCCAACAAGGCCGGCCAGATGGGCTGGGCGGGCGCGCTGGTGCTGCTGGTCACGGCGCTTGCACTGATCCTCACCATCGACCGCAAGCTCAACGACATCTGGCGCGTGCGCCAGCCCCGCTCTTTCACCCAGCGGGTGCTGGTGTACTGGGCGGTGCTCACCCTGGGACCGTTGTTGCTGGCCGGCAGCCTGACCGTGACGACCTATGCGATCACCCTCTCGCGCGACGTGGTGGCCGACGTGCCTGGCGGTGTGCGCTTCCTGCTGGGCACGGTGCAGTTCATCCTGCTCACGGTGGGCCTGGCCGCGCTCTACCGCTATGTGCCCAACACCCGGGTGCGCTGGAGCCACGCCCTGGTGGGGGCCTTGTTCGTGGGCACCGGGCTGGAGATGGCCAAGAAGCTGCTGGCCTGGTACCTCGCGCAGGTGCCCACCTACTCGGTGGTCTACGGCACGTTTGCCACGGTTCCGATCTTGCTGGTGTGGTTCTACGTGGCCTGGGTGATCGTGCTGCTGGGTGCGGTGGTGGCGGCGTACCTGCCCAGCTTGCTGTCGGGCATCGCACGGCGCGGAGATTCGCCGGGCTGGAGTTTTCAGCTGGCGCTGGAGGTGCTGGAGCAACTGCACACCGCGCGCGACACCGCGCCCAAGGGCCTGAGCCTGGAGGCTCTGGCCCAGGTGCTGCGGGTGGATGCCTTGCAGCTGGAAGAGCCTGTGGCCACGCTGGTGTCGCTCGACTGGCTGGGCCGGCTCGACGAAGACGGCGAACGTTATGTGTTGCTGGTGGTCCCTGGCGACACGCTGATGGCGCCGCTGGTGGACCGCCTGCTGCTGGCGCGCCAGTCGAACACCGCGCGCTTCTGGTCCGAGAGCCACTGGGCCCGGCTCACCCTGGCGCAGGCGCTTGCGGCCACGCCATCGCCGCCGTTGGTCCAGGAGCTGGCCGAAGGCCCCTCGGTCGCCTCGGGCTGA
- the aroC gene encoding chorismate synthase, with protein sequence MSGNTFGTLFCVTNFGESHGPAIGCVIDGCPPGMELSEADIQVELDRRRPGTSKFVTQRNEPDAVEILSGVYEGKTTGTPIALLIRNTDQRSKDYGNIAQTFRPGHADYTYWQKYGIRDPRGGGRSSARLTAPTVAAGAVARKWLKERYGTTFRGCMTQVGDVVVPFESWDHVPHNPFFAPVADVSAIEDYMNALRKSGDSCGARIRVTAQGMPVGLGQPLYDRLDADIAYAMLGLNAVKGVEIGAGFASVSDKGSTHGDSLTPEGFAANKAGGVLGGISTGQDLEVSIAIKPTSSILIPRETIDVAGAPTEIITKGRHDPCVGIRATPIAEALLALVVMDHALRHRAQCGDVQLPTPDIAAKARG encoded by the coding sequence ATGAGCGGCAACACCTTCGGCACCCTGTTTTGCGTCACCAACTTTGGTGAATCCCACGGCCCGGCCATTGGCTGCGTGATCGACGGCTGTCCGCCGGGCATGGAGCTCAGCGAGGCCGACATCCAGGTCGAGCTGGACCGACGCCGCCCGGGCACCAGCAAATTCGTCACCCAACGCAACGAGCCCGACGCGGTGGAGATCCTCAGTGGCGTGTATGAAGGCAAGACCACCGGCACACCCATCGCCCTGTTGATCCGCAACACCGACCAGCGCAGCAAGGACTACGGCAACATCGCCCAGACCTTCCGCCCCGGCCACGCCGACTACACCTACTGGCAGAAATACGGCATCCGCGACCCACGCGGTGGCGGGCGCAGCTCGGCCCGCCTGACCGCGCCCACGGTGGCTGCCGGTGCGGTGGCGCGCAAGTGGTTGAAAGAGCGGTATGGCACCACCTTCCGGGGTTGCATGACGCAGGTGGGCGACGTGGTCGTGCCCTTCGAGAGCTGGGACCACGTGCCCCACAACCCGTTCTTCGCGCCCGTGGCCGACGTGTCCGCGATCGAGGATTACATGAACGCGCTGCGCAAGAGCGGCGACTCGTGTGGCGCGCGCATCCGCGTCACCGCGCAGGGCATGCCCGTGGGCCTGGGCCAGCCGCTGTACGACCGGCTCGATGCCGACATCGCCTACGCCATGCTCGGCCTCAACGCGGTCAAGGGCGTGGAGATCGGCGCCGGGTTTGCCAGCGTGAGCGACAAGGGCAGCACGCACGGCGACAGCCTCACGCCCGAAGGCTTTGCGGCCAACAAAGCCGGCGGCGTGCTGGGCGGCATCAGCACCGGACAAGACCTGGAGGTGTCGATCGCGATCAAGCCGACCAGCTCGATCCTGATCCCGCGCGAGACCATCGACGTGGCGGGTGCGCCCACCGAGATCATCACCAAAGGTCGCCACGACCCCTGCGTGGGCATTCGCGCCACGCCGATTGCCGAAGCGCTGCTGGCGCTGGTGGTGATGGACCACGCGCTGCGCCACCGCGCGCAGTGTGGTGACGTGCAACTGCCCACACCCGACATCGCGGCCAAAGCGCGCGGGTGA
- a CDS encoding FAD-binding oxidoreductase — protein sequence MSPQHLDLLTELREAVGAMHVLTHEDPATDLSAWEQDWRKRAHGRALAVVRPGSTVEVAAVVRACARAGASLVPQGGNTGLVVGSVPDASGTQVVLSLMRLNTVRALDPANLTMTVEAGCVLQALQDTAEKAGFLFPLSLAAEGSCSIGGNLATNAGGTQVVRYGNARDLCLGLEVVTAQGEVWQGLSGLRKDNTGYDLRDLFVGSEGTLGVITAATLKLYPLPAAQLTAWAALPTLDAAVALLGLAHQHLGAGLTGFEVMGQFALSLVDKHMPQLRVPLWQDTPYCVLLENSDSESEEHARAQFERLLETAFEQGLVSDAVVAESLAQAHALWHIRESIPLAQAEEGLNIKHDISIPVSRIPAFCAETDALLQREIPGVRLVNFGHLGDGNLHYNVQAPAGGDAKNFLSEQETRVNTLVFDAVARYHGSISAEHGVGSLKADHLPHYKDPVALGLMRAIKQALDPHNLMNPGRVLTP from the coding sequence ATGAGCCCGCAACACCTCGACCTGCTGACGGAACTGCGTGAGGCTGTGGGTGCCATGCACGTGCTCACGCACGAAGACCCGGCCACCGATCTGTCGGCCTGGGAGCAAGACTGGCGCAAACGCGCGCACGGCCGGGCACTCGCCGTGGTGCGCCCTGGCAGCACGGTCGAGGTGGCTGCCGTGGTGCGGGCCTGCGCACGGGCGGGCGCATCGCTCGTGCCCCAGGGCGGCAACACCGGCCTGGTGGTGGGCTCGGTGCCCGACGCATCGGGCACGCAGGTGGTGCTGAGCCTCATGCGCCTGAACACCGTGCGCGCCCTTGACCCAGCCAACCTCACCATGACGGTGGAGGCGGGCTGCGTGCTGCAAGCCCTGCAGGACACGGCAGAAAAGGCAGGCTTCCTGTTCCCCCTGAGCCTGGCGGCCGAAGGCAGCTGCAGCATCGGCGGCAACCTCGCCACCAACGCCGGCGGCACGCAGGTGGTGCGCTACGGCAATGCGCGCGACCTGTGCCTGGGCCTGGAGGTGGTGACCGCCCAGGGCGAGGTGTGGCAAGGCCTGAGTGGCCTGCGCAAGGACAACACCGGCTACGACCTGCGCGACCTGTTCGTGGGCAGCGAAGGAACGCTGGGCGTGATCACCGCCGCCACACTCAAGCTGTACCCGCTGCCCGCCGCGCAGCTCACGGCCTGGGCGGCCCTGCCCACGCTGGACGCCGCCGTGGCCCTGCTGGGGCTGGCGCACCAGCACCTGGGCGCAGGCCTCACCGGCTTCGAGGTCATGGGGCAGTTTGCGCTGAGCCTGGTGGACAAGCACATGCCTCAGTTGCGCGTGCCGCTGTGGCAAGACACACCCTACTGTGTGTTACTGGAAAACAGCGACAGCGAATCCGAAGAACACGCCCGCGCCCAGTTCGAGCGGCTGCTGGAAACCGCCTTCGAGCAGGGTCTGGTGAGCGACGCGGTGGTGGCCGAGAGCCTGGCGCAAGCCCATGCGCTCTGGCATATCCGCGAAAGCATCCCCCTGGCGCAGGCCGAAGAAGGCCTGAACATCAAGCACGACATCAGCATCCCGGTCTCGCGCATCCCGGCCTTCTGCGCCGAGACCGACGCTTTGTTGCAGCGCGAGATCCCGGGCGTTCGGCTGGTCAATTTCGGCCACCTGGGCGACGGCAACCTCCACTACAACGTGCAGGCGCCCGCCGGCGGTGATGCCAAAAACTTCCTGAGCGAACAGGAAACGCGCGTGAACACGCTGGTCTTCGACGCCGTGGCGCGCTACCATGGCTCGATCAGCGCCGAGCACGGCGTGGGCAGCCTCAAGGCCGACCACCTGCCCCACTACAAGGACCCGGTTGCACTGGGTCTGATGCGGGCCATCAAGCAGGCGCTGGACCCGCACAACCTCATGAACCCTGGCCGCGTCCTCACACCATGA
- a CDS encoding O-acetylhomoserine aminocarboxypropyltransferase — MSGYSDPGFDTLALHAGAAPDPTTGARAVPIHLTTSFVFESSDHAAALFNLERAGHVYSRISNPTNAVFEQRMAALEGGIGAIATASGQAALHLSVATLMGAGSHIVASTALYGGSQNLLHYTMRRFGIETTFVKPGDIDGWRAAVRPNTRLFFGETVGNPGLDVLDIPTVSQIAHEAGVPLLVDSTLTTPYLIKPFELGADLVYHSATKFLSGHGTVIGGVVVDAGSFDWEKSGRFPELTEAYAGFHNMVFSEESTVGAFLLRARREGLRDFGACLSPHSAWLILQGIETLSLRMDRHMSNTEKVVQVLASHPLVSRVGHPLLESHPSHALAGKLLRFGAKGAGSVFSFDIKGSREQGKAFIEALKIFSHLANVGDCRSLVIHPASTTHFRMSDEALAAGGIGPGTIRLSIGLEDPDDLIDDLKRALKAAEKAGA; from the coding sequence ATGTCCGGTTATTCAGACCCTGGCTTCGACACGCTCGCGCTGCACGCGGGCGCCGCACCCGACCCCACCACTGGCGCGCGCGCCGTGCCGATCCACCTCACCACCTCCTTCGTGTTCGAGTCAAGCGACCACGCAGCAGCCCTGTTCAACTTGGAGCGCGCGGGCCATGTGTACAGCCGCATCAGCAACCCGACCAACGCGGTGTTCGAGCAGCGCATGGCCGCGCTCGAAGGCGGCATCGGCGCCATTGCCACCGCCAGCGGCCAGGCCGCGCTGCACCTGAGCGTGGCCACGCTCATGGGCGCTGGCTCGCACATCGTGGCCAGCACCGCGCTCTACGGCGGCAGCCAGAACCTGCTGCACTACACGATGCGCCGCTTCGGCATCGAGACCACCTTCGTCAAGCCCGGCGACATTGATGGATGGCGCGCTGCGGTGCGGCCCAACACCCGGCTTTTCTTCGGCGAAACCGTGGGCAACCCCGGGCTGGACGTGCTGGACATCCCCACGGTCTCGCAGATCGCACACGAGGCCGGCGTGCCGCTGCTGGTGGACTCCACGCTCACCACGCCCTACCTCATCAAACCCTTCGAGCTCGGTGCCGACCTGGTCTACCACTCGGCCACCAAATTCCTGAGCGGCCACGGCACCGTGATCGGCGGTGTGGTGGTGGACGCGGGCAGCTTCGACTGGGAAAAGTCGGGGCGCTTTCCCGAGCTCACCGAGGCCTACGCCGGCTTTCACAACATGGTCTTCAGCGAAGAAAGCACGGTGGGCGCCTTCCTGCTGCGCGCGCGCCGCGAGGGCCTGCGCGACTTCGGCGCCTGCCTCTCGCCGCACAGCGCGTGGCTGATCCTGCAAGGCATCGAAACACTCTCGCTGCGCATGGACCGCCACATGAGCAACACGGAAAAAGTGGTGCAGGTTCTCGCCAGCCACCCGCTGGTGAGCCGCGTGGGCCACCCGCTGCTGGAGAGCCACCCCAGCCACGCCCTGGCGGGCAAGCTGCTGCGCTTTGGCGCCAAGGGCGCGGGCTCGGTGTTCAGCTTCGACATCAAAGGCAGCCGCGAACAGGGCAAGGCATTCATCGAAGCGCTCAAGATCTTCAGCCACCTGGCCAACGTGGGCGACTGCCGCTCGCTGGTGATCCACCCGGCCAGCACCACGCACTTCCGCATGAGCGACGAGGCGCTGGCCGCCGGGGGCATCGGCCCCGGCACGATCCGCCTGTCCATCGGCCTGGAAGACCCGGACGACCTGATCGACGACTTGAAGCGCGCGCTCAAGGCGGCCGAGAAAGCCGGAGCCTGA
- a CDS encoding glutathione S-transferase: protein MTTTVLTISSKNYGAWALRGWLMARLAKLEFTEKVISPDDPAMKAEMLLLSASMRVPALEHQGIHVWDTLAIGEYLNEIKPKAGLLPADRAARAHCRAICGEMHSGFSSMRSSLPMNIKAHFPNFKLWSRAQTDIDRIEAIWMECLETYGGPYLFGAKPCMADAMFAPVVTRFITYGVAIDEVCVAYCDTIMALPAMKEWVAAAEAEPDDIDELDAEF, encoded by the coding sequence ATGACCACCACGGTACTCACGATCAGCAGCAAGAACTACGGTGCCTGGGCCTTGCGGGGCTGGCTGATGGCGCGGCTGGCCAAGCTGGAGTTCACCGAGAAAGTCATTTCCCCCGACGACCCGGCCATGAAGGCCGAGATGCTGTTGCTCTCGGCCTCCATGCGGGTGCCGGCGCTGGAGCACCAAGGGATTCACGTGTGGGACACGCTGGCCATTGGCGAATACCTCAACGAGATCAAGCCCAAGGCGGGCCTGTTGCCGGCCGACCGCGCGGCACGCGCGCACTGCCGGGCCATCTGTGGCGAGATGCATTCGGGCTTCAGTTCCATGCGTTCGTCGTTGCCGATGAACATCAAGGCCCACTTCCCGAACTTCAAACTCTGGTCGCGCGCGCAGACGGACATCGACCGCATCGAGGCGATCTGGATGGAGTGTCTGGAGACCTACGGCGGCCCTTACCTGTTTGGCGCCAAGCCCTGCATGGCGGACGCGATGTTTGCGCCGGTGGTCACGCGTTTCATCACCTACGGGGTGGCGATCGACGAGGTGTGTGTGGCGTATTGCGACACCATCATGGCGTTGCCGGCGATGAAGGAGTGGGTGGCGGCTGCGGAGGCTGAACCGGATGACATCGATGAACTCGACGCTGAGTTCTGA
- a CDS encoding DUF2069 domain-containing protein, with protein sequence MPHISTPSTPDAHPLAQGDPARAINATRWLAVASLLGLIVLGFLWEMWLAPLREGGSWLVLKVLPLTIPLAGLLKNRMYTYRWVSLIVWLYFTEGVVRATSDTGPSVWLALVQTLLCVALFVACALHVRIRLRAAGKEAVAADVASATAAAQGTAPISPAQP encoded by the coding sequence ATGCCCCACATTTCTACCCCCTCCACCCCCGACGCCCACCCCCTTGCACAGGGGGATCCAGCACGCGCCATCAACGCCACGCGCTGGCTTGCCGTGGCCAGCCTGCTGGGCCTGATCGTGCTGGGCTTTCTCTGGGAAATGTGGCTGGCACCGCTGCGCGAGGGCGGCTCGTGGCTGGTCCTCAAGGTGCTGCCCCTCACCATCCCGCTGGCCGGCCTGCTGAAAAACCGCATGTACACCTACCGCTGGGTCAGCCTGATCGTGTGGCTGTACTTCACCGAAGGTGTGGTGCGCGCCACCAGCGACACCGGCCCCTCGGTCTGGCTGGCACTGGTCCAGACGCTGCTGTGCGTGGCGCTGTTTGTGGCCTGCGCCCTGCACGTGCGCATCCGCCTGCGCGCGGCCGGCAAGGAAGCCGTGGCGGCCGACGTGGCCAGCGCCACTGCCGCCGCGCAAGGCACGGCGCCCATCTCACCGGCACAACCATGA
- a CDS encoding alpha/beta fold hydrolase: protein MYLNVNGAPTYCYTGGKAFDAAKPTVVFVHGVLNDHSVWGLQSRYLAHHGWNVLAVDLPGHCKSDGEAPASVEAAADFVVALLDAAGVQKAALVGHSWGSLIALEAAARLKDRASHLVLVGTAYPMKVSPALIEAALNEPEKGLKMINVFSRSTLAAPPSSLGPGTWVYGTSLALGRRVLRSNTKVNVFHRGFVACGSYAGGEAAVAQITCPVLFLLGGQDQMTHPKAAQGLIAAARAKGLRVSVTSVPVGHHQMTEAPEETLMAMRNFLAT from the coding sequence ATGTACCTCAACGTCAATGGCGCCCCCACCTACTGCTACACCGGCGGCAAAGCCTTCGATGCGGCCAAACCCACCGTGGTCTTCGTCCACGGTGTGCTCAACGACCACAGCGTCTGGGGGCTGCAAAGCCGCTACCTCGCCCACCATGGCTGGAACGTGCTGGCGGTGGACCTGCCAGGCCACTGCAAGAGCGATGGCGAAGCCCCCGCCTCGGTGGAGGCCGCAGCCGATTTCGTGGTGGCGCTGCTCGACGCCGCGGGCGTGCAGAAGGCCGCGCTGGTCGGCCACAGCTGGGGCTCGCTGATCGCGCTTGAGGCTGCAGCAAGGCTGAAAGACCGTGCGAGCCACCTGGTGCTGGTGGGCACGGCCTACCCCATGAAGGTCTCGCCAGCCCTGATCGAAGCAGCCCTCAACGAGCCCGAGAAGGGCCTGAAGATGATCAACGTGTTCTCGCGCAGCACGCTGGCCGCGCCACCGTCCTCGCTCGGGCCCGGCACCTGGGTCTATGGAACCAGCCTGGCGTTGGGCCGTCGCGTGCTGCGCAGCAACACGAAGGTCAATGTGTTTCACCGTGGCTTCGTGGCCTGCGGCAGCTATGCAGGCGGTGAAGCGGCCGTGGCGCAGATCACCTGCCCGGTGCTGTTTTTGCTGGGCGGCCAAGACCAGATGACACACCCCAAGGCCGCGCAAGGCCTGATCGCGGCGGCCAGGGCCAAGGGCCTGCGCGTGTCGGTCACCAGCGTGCCGGTGGGTCACCACCAGATGACCGAAGCGCCCGAGGAAACCCTGATGGCCATGCGCAACTTCCTGGCCACCTGA
- a CDS encoding cytochrome P450 produces MSFDITPPMTLARAHEIAASFDLRALTPEFLANPYLVYAALRNSEPVRRMPDGSVFLTRCADLMAVYRDAQTFSSDKQVEFAPKYGVGSPLFEHHTTSLVFNDPPLHTRVRRLIMGALTRRAIADMEPGLITLVDSLLDSLAERGGGDLIEDFASAIPVEIIGNLLDVPHPDRGPLRAWSLAILGALEPTLTPQQQALGNAAVTDMLTYLRTLVEQRRQHPGDPERDVLTRLIQGEAGGEQLSEVELLQNCIFLLNAGHETTTNLIGNGLIALQEHPQARHFLHTALKQTEGDTTAQEMVLARAVDEFLRFESSNQLGNRRAVKDTQVGGVELAAGTLVTLCIGAANRDPAQFTDPEVLDLAREGNKHLAFGFGIHQCAGLSLARLEGRIAIGRFLQRFPDFRLTEAPLRGGRARFRGFLHAPFSVA; encoded by the coding sequence ATGAGCTTCGACATCACGCCACCCATGACCCTCGCCCGGGCCCACGAGATCGCCGCGTCTTTTGATCTGCGCGCGCTCACGCCTGAATTCCTGGCCAACCCCTACCTGGTGTACGCCGCGTTGCGCAACAGCGAGCCGGTGCGCCGCATGCCCGACGGTTCGGTGTTTCTCACGCGCTGCGCCGACCTGATGGCGGTGTACCGCGATGCGCAGACCTTCAGCTCCGACAAACAGGTCGAGTTCGCGCCCAAGTACGGCGTGGGTTCCCCGCTGTTCGAGCACCACACCACCAGCCTGGTGTTCAACGACCCTCCGCTGCACACCCGCGTGCGCCGCCTGATCATGGGCGCGCTCACGCGCCGGGCGATCGCCGACATGGAGCCGGGTCTGATCACGCTGGTCGACAGCCTGCTGGACTCGCTGGCCGAGCGTGGCGGCGGCGACCTGATTGAAGACTTCGCCTCGGCCATTCCGGTGGAGATCATCGGCAACCTGCTCGATGTGCCGCACCCGGACCGCGGCCCACTGCGCGCCTGGTCACTCGCCATCCTGGGCGCGCTGGAGCCCACCCTCACGCCGCAACAGCAGGCCCTGGGCAACGCGGCCGTGACCGACATGCTGACCTACCTGCGCACGCTGGTGGAACAGCGCCGCCAGCACCCCGGCGACCCGGAGCGCGACGTGCTCACGCGGTTGATCCAGGGCGAGGCTGGCGGTGAGCAGCTGAGCGAAGTCGAGCTGCTGCAGAACTGCATCTTCCTGCTCAACGCCGGTCACGAGACCACCACCAACCTGATCGGCAACGGTCTGATCGCCTTGCAGGAACACCCGCAGGCGCGCCATTTTTTGCACACGGCGTTGAAGCAGACAGAAGGTGACACCACTGCACAAGAGATGGTGCTCGCCCGCGCGGTCGACGAGTTCCTGCGCTTCGAATCGTCGAACCAGCTGGGCAACCGACGCGCGGTGAAAGACACACAGGTGGGGGGTGTGGAACTGGCCGCCGGGACGCTGGTGACGCTGTGCATCGGCGCGGCCAACCGCGACCCCGCGCAGTTCACCGACCCCGAAGTGCTGGACCTCGCGCGCGAGGGCAACAAGCACCTGGCCTTCGGCTTCGGCATCCACCAGTGCGCGGGCCTGAGCCTGGCGCGGCTGGAGGGACGCATTGCCATCGGCCGCTTCCTGCAGCGCTTCCCCGACTTCCGCCTGACCGAGGCTCCACTGCGTGGTGGCCGCGCGCGGTTTCGCGGCTTCCTGCACGCACCGTTCTCGGTGGCGTGA
- a CDS encoding CBS domain-containing protein: MKVSDILRVKGGTLYTTHPLETLHRAVETMSQFDIGSLAVMEHGELVGMLTFREVIHTLARNGGALGEKTVRTVMDDHPMTCTPETELEQVRPMMLERHTRYMPVMDNKMLMGVISFYDVAKAVVDSQNFENQMLKAYIRDWPAEDEAQPAAPAR; encoded by the coding sequence ATGAAAGTCAGCGACATCCTTCGCGTCAAGGGCGGCACGCTCTACACCACCCACCCGCTTGAGACGTTGCACCGCGCGGTGGAGACGATGTCCCAGTTCGACATCGGTTCGCTGGCCGTGATGGAACACGGCGAACTGGTCGGCATGTTGACGTTCCGTGAGGTCATCCACACGCTGGCGCGCAACGGTGGAGCGCTTGGCGAGAAGACCGTGCGCACCGTGATGGACGACCACCCGATGACCTGCACCCCCGAAACCGAGCTGGAGCAGGTGCGCCCCATGATGCTGGAGCGGCACACCCGCTACATGCCGGTGATGGACAACAAGATGCTCATGGGCGTGATCAGCTTCTACGACGTGGCCAAGGCGGTGGTGGACAGCCAGAATTTCGAGAACCAGATGCTCAAGGCCTACATCCGCGACTGGCCGGCCGAAGACGAGGCGCAGCCCGCTGCACCTGCGCGCTGA
- a CDS encoding polyhydroxyalkanoate depolymerase — protein sequence MLYQAYQTQSDLLSPLRLMAQHLSASLWLQDTERSVVRKVASACDVLSRLRLTHSRPPYNIGQVMVGDQAVPVTEEAVLTLPFGTLLHFRKEGVEPQPPVLLVAPLSGHFATLLRETARTLLQDHDVYITDWHNARDVSLLHGGFSLDDYITYMIRFTEAVGPGSHMVAVCQPCVAALAATAVMAEDDNPAQPRSLTLMAGPVDCRVNPTEVNKLATSKPIEWFEKNLINHVPLPHAGFMRRVYPGFIQLSAFMAMNPERHKQSFRNIYDHLEHGRTEEARAIQDFYEEYLAVNDLPAEFYLETVAKVFQTYDLPRGELTWNGRKVNPAAIRRTALMTVEGERDDICAVGQTVAAQDLCSSVRPYLKTHHVQTGVGHYGVFSGRRWNQQIYPRVRDMIHATMG from the coding sequence ATGCTGTACCAGGCCTACCAGACCCAGTCCGACCTGCTCTCGCCGTTGCGGCTCATGGCCCAGCACCTGAGTGCATCGCTGTGGCTGCAAGACACCGAACGCAGCGTGGTGCGCAAAGTGGCCTCGGCCTGCGACGTTCTCTCGCGGCTGCGCCTCACCCACTCGCGCCCGCCCTACAACATCGGCCAGGTGATGGTGGGTGACCAGGCGGTGCCGGTGACCGAGGAAGCCGTGCTCACCCTGCCCTTTGGCACCTTGTTGCACTTTCGCAAGGAGGGCGTGGAGCCGCAGCCGCCGGTGCTGCTGGTGGCGCCGCTCTCGGGCCACTTCGCCACCCTGCTGCGAGAAACCGCGCGCACCTTGCTGCAAGACCACGACGTGTACATCACCGACTGGCACAACGCGCGCGACGTGTCGCTGCTGCACGGCGGCTTTTCGCTGGACGACTACATCACCTACATGATCCGCTTCACCGAAGCCGTGGGCCCGGGCAGCCACATGGTGGCGGTGTGTCAGCCCTGCGTGGCCGCGCTCGCCGCCACTGCGGTGATGGCCGAAGACGACAACCCGGCCCAGCCGCGCAGCCTCACGCTGATGGCCGGCCCGGTGGACTGCCGGGTGAACCCGACCGAGGTGAACAAGCTCGCCACCAGCAAACCCATCGAATGGTTCGAGAAGAACCTCATCAACCATGTGCCGCTGCCCCACGCCGGCTTCATGCGCCGCGTCTACCCCGGCTTCATCCAGCTCTCGGCCTTCATGGCCATGAATCCGGAGCGCCACAAGCAGTCGTTTCGCAACATTTACGACCACCTGGAGCACGGCCGCACCGAAGAAGCGCGGGCGATCCAGGACTTCTACGAGGAATACCTGGCGGTGAACGACCTGCCGGCCGAGTTCTACCTGGAGACCGTGGCCAAGGTGTTCCAGACCTACGACCTGCCGCGTGGCGAACTCACCTGGAACGGCCGCAAGGTCAACCCGGCCGCCATACGCCGCACCGCCCTGATGACGGTGGAAGGCGAGCGCGACGACATTTGCGCCGTGGGCCAGACCGTGGCCGCGCAAGACCTCTGCAGCAGCGTGCGCCCCTACCTCAAGACGCACCATGTGCAGACCGGTGTGGGCCACTACGGCGTGTTCAGCGGTCGGCGCTGGAACCAGCAGATTTACCCAAGGGTCCGGGACATGATCCACGCCACGATGGGTTGA